The genomic segment TTTGAAATAAAACCTATTGGATTGAGTGTTTTTACAATTCGGTTGACCCAAACAGGTTCGCTGTGCATCGAAATGATAATGATGCTACAGTTGGGAAATTGTTTTTGTACCAGGCTTCCAATTTCATCACCCGATCGTAGGTTCATTTCTTCGTATGGAGGCAGACTTACATCAATAAAAGCTATGTCTAAAGGTATTTCGCTAGCCTTTAGTGCGTTTACTTTGTCATAGGCTTCTTTGCAATTGTAAGCCAAATGAAAGTTGGAATTCTTGTTGCTTTCGATTGCGGATAAAAGTGCCACATAACTGTCTACAATGAGCGGATGGTCGTCTACAATAAGAATGTTCATTATACAATGGTTTGGTTCGCGAATGATTTAGATTTGGGAACTAAAACGTTCCAAACCTAATCAAAAAATATTGAAAAGATTACGGTTTAACCGTAAAATTAGGTTTTAAAGCCTATTTACATTGCAAACAAAAATGCAATTTTCGTATGTACTTATTGATGGATCCCAAGTCATTGAGCCTACATTAGAATTGATTAAAGCGCACGATGCTTTTTTGTGTGTGGCCGTTTGTGCCAATCGAACCGAGGGCATCAATAAAATATTGGAATTGAAGCCCGATGTTGTTTTTATGCACCTAGACGGATTGTCTACTCCAGATGAAGACGCAATACGACTTTCTTTATTGAGTGAATTGCATGAGTTTTTGGATGTAATGCCTACTATAATCGTTTTGAGTAGTTCGAAAGAACAAGCATTTGATGCCTATCAGCGGGGCGTGTATGGCTATTTGTTGCATCCAGTAGACCCGAATGAGTTGCGCAAATGCTTGTTTCGTTTTCAAAAGACCCACCAGGCTTTGTATGCCGATAAAATTGCTATCAAATCCAATGGTGATTACCATTTTATTACCACGCGGGATATTGTCTATTTGAAAGCCGATAATAATACGACCGATTTTTATTTGCAATCCGGAAAGGTCATTACGGCTTTTAAGACCTTGAAACATTTTGAGCAATTGTTACCTTTTTATTTCTTTCGAATTCACCACAGCTACGTTATTAATGTGGGTCATGTAAGTCGGATTAACTTGGGTAAAAACCAGTGCTATCTGTTGAACAATGAGATTGCCTTACCTTTTTCCAGAACCTATAAAGAAGCTATAGATACGATTATCATTCGGATTTCCTGAACCCATTTTGTCAGTTACTCGCAAAAGCGGTTGAGTTACTACAGTTGGTTTAGCAGTTGCTAATCAGGGGTTTATTTCGTTTTTTTTACTGCATGCACTTGGTATATTTGGCTTATCCAATCAATGGAATTAAAGCTTTAGTGGTTGTTTTTAGCGTAGGGTAAGGATGCTAAAAACGGCTCTGAGAATGACCGCCCTTCTTTTCAGAATAATCAATTGAATCGCTGCGCCCAGAAGGCTTGGCTAGGATGTTATTTCTAATCCTTAAAAATGATTTATTATGAAAACCCCAATTGTATCGAAATTTATTTTATTGTTTGTTTTTAGTATTGTTTTACAATCGTGTACAGCGGATTCTTTACCTGGAGACCCAGCAGCTAGTGCTGAAAAGACCGTGGTCAAGCCAACGAATGTGAGTTCGGAGGTTGCTGCGGATGATAGGCAGCCAAATACTCCAAAATTAAGATAATTAAAAAAGACTATGTTTATGCGTAGTCTTTTTTGTTTATTTTTGAAATAAAAATCATTGAAAAAACTAATAAATTTAATTTTATTTATTCTGTTCTTCTCTTGTTCCAAAAGAGAAAATAATTCTTTAAGCACAACTATTTTTCAGACACCTCAATACATTGCCTTTGATGTTGATAAAAAAATTACTTTTTTAGATTCTTTAAATAACTCTATAATTGAATTGCCTCAAACAGTTTCCTCTGTAAATTATCTCTTTGATTTGTCAACCGAGTATTATTATCTCAATCAAAATTTTAAATCTCTTGATGTTAGTAGAAAAGCGTTGTTAATATCTAATTCGCTCCATGATACTTTGTCAATTGCAAAATCTTATAATTACATTGGAGATGCGTATGAACAAGATCATAAAGACAGTGCATTCTATTATTATAGAAAAGCAGAAAAGTTATATCAAATATTAGGAAACGATGAATTAATAGGTAAAATGCTTTTTAATAAAGGGTATATTTTATTTTATGAAGGAAACTATACTGAAAGTGAAATTGAATTTTCAAATTCTCTTCAATTTTTGAAGTATAGTTCTAACCATGAGTTATTGTATACTGTTTACAATATGATGGGCTGTACACTCGAGAGATTGGATGATAATGAAAATGCACTTAAATACTTTGGTTATGCTAAAAATGAATTAAAACTATTAAAAACATCTAATACTTTTAAATATAAACTCACTTTATCTGTAAATATTGCTAATGTTTATGATAAAAGAAATGAGTTTGATAAATCAGTAAAAGAATTAAACTCTGTTTTAAATGATGGTATTGCAAAAAAATGGCCTAGTGATTATGCCAATGTGTTAGGCAATCTTGGTTATTCAAAAATGAAAAGTGGTGATTTAAAAAATGCCAAGCCCTTATTATTAAAAGCCTATAACATTTCATTAAAAAATGATACAGAGAGTAATGTTTTATATAAAATTATAAATCTTGCTGAATATTATTTAAAAGTTAAAGACACTACAAAATCACGAGATTATTTGAATAGGGCATTGGTTTTAGAGAATAAGATCAAAGCGAGTAATGAATTGAAATTAGTTTATGATTTACTCTCAAAAGCG from the Flavobacterium ammonificans genome contains:
- a CDS encoding response regulator, which gives rise to MNILIVDDHPLIVDSYVALLSAIESNKNSNFHLAYNCKEAYDKVNALKASEIPLDIAFIDVSLPPYEEMNLRSGDEIGSLVQKQFPNCSIIIISMHSEPVWVNRIVKTLNPIGFISKNDINYRSFPTIMEAILKKETFYTTSIMEAQKEFVVKNIHWDEHDSKIVQLIAEGLKTKDLVNYIPLSLSTIEKRKANLKRQLIFEGGSDAELIERVKKMGLLSSLS
- a CDS encoding LytR/AlgR family response regulator transcription factor, whose product is MQFSYVLIDGSQVIEPTLELIKAHDAFLCVAVCANRTEGINKILELKPDVVFMHLDGLSTPDEDAIRLSLLSELHEFLDVMPTIIVLSSSKEQAFDAYQRGVYGYLLHPVDPNELRKCLFRFQKTHQALYADKIAIKSNGDYHFITTRDIVYLKADNNTTDFYLQSGKVITAFKTLKHFEQLLPFYFFRIHHSYVINVGHVSRINLGKNQCYLLNNEIALPFSRTYKEAIDTIIIRIS
- a CDS encoding tetratricopeptide repeat-containing sensor histidine kinase → MKKLINLILFILFFSCSKRENNSLSTTIFQTPQYIAFDVDKKITFLDSLNNSIIELPQTVSSVNYLFDLSTEYYYLNQNFKSLDVSRKALLISNSLHDTLSIAKSYNYIGDAYEQDHKDSAFYYYRKAEKLYQILGNDELIGKMLFNKGYILFYEGNYTESEIEFSNSLQFLKYSSNHELLYTVYNMMGCTLERLDDNENALKYFGYAKNELKLLKTSNTFKYKLTLSVNIANVYDKRNEFDKSVKELNSVLNDGIAKKWPSDYANVLGNLGYSKMKSGDLKNAKPLLLKAYNISLKNDTESNVLYKIINLAEYYLKVKDTTKSRDYLNRALVLENKIKASNELKLVYDLLSKAEPQRDSYYKGKIIRLTDSLAVVQRKNRNKYARIEYETAVVEDANKELSSKNLYLIFGVVVLVAALGVRYVIGQRKEIAYRKQLQAAELELFDLMRSSQVALNSAREEEQNRISRELHDNVMNKLYGTRLQLGMLNSPSIPDVEVKRLEQIDVLQTIEQDIRAISHDLHTDVVASHFDYPVLLAQCVQQLSATTQTNLHLDCAAGIDWEAVSGLVKITLYRMVQEALSNVVKYAAATDCHITIGQADASSLLLTVSDTGKGFDLATASSGIGLKNMRDRARLVKADFRIESAVGQGTRIECKFVI